A stretch of DNA from Terriglobia bacterium:
CCAACTGGTTTCAGGGCACGGCCGACGCGGTGCGGCAGCATCTGCACCGATTCACCGACCGTGAGAACGACTACCAGCTGATCCTTTCCGGCGATCAATTGTACCGGATGAATTACGGAAAACTCCTTGAGAGTCATTGGAGGCGCGGCGCGGACGTCACGATCTGCGTCATTCCGAAAAGCCAGGCGCAAGCATCGAGCTTTGGACTGTTAAAGCTGGGCAGTGACGGGCGGGTCGAACAATTCAGGGAGAAGCCGAAGGGCGAGGCATTGAACGAAATGCGGACGGATACGGCGGCTCTCGGCCTGAGCGCCGAAGAGGCTGCCAGGAGGCCCTACGTCGCATCGATGGGCATCTACCTGTTCAAGAAGAGCGCACTGATTGATCTGCTGGCCGATGCGACGATGATCGATTTCGGGTATCAGGTGATACCGAAGGCGATCGAGAAATATGACGTCTACGGATATCTTTTCGACGACTACTGGGAAGACCTCGGAACCGTCGAAGCGTTCTACCGGGCCAACATGGACCTCACCGGCAGCGCCCCTCACTTTGACTTTCATGATATGACCGCTCCAATCTATACGCACGCGCGGTTTTTACCCTCAACCCGTGTGGAAAAATGTGAGATTCGGGAATCCATCATTTCCGAGGGCTCGATCCTGCGGGGCGCCAGGATCTTTAACTGCGTCGTCGGTATTCGAAGCCAGGTGGACGAAGACGCCACACTGGAACAGGTGATGATAATGGGCGCGGATTATTACGAGGATGAGGACGATTTCGATTACAACCGGCAACTCGGAATCCCCAATATCGGGATAGGAAAGGGCTCGATCATCCGAAAAGCCATCATCGACAAGAACGCGCACATCGGCGAGAACGTGCGAATATTGAATGAGCAGCGGGCCCAGAATCTGGACGGCGCCGGATAT
This window harbors:
- a CDS encoding glucose-1-phosphate adenylyltransferase, with amino-acid sequence MVRKSRNNPSHVLSIILAGGAGKRLFPLTQDRSKPAVPLGGKYRLIDVPISNCLNSGLKKIFVLTQFNSASLNRHVANTYRFDPFAEGFTEVLAAEQTMTNPNWFQGTADAVRQHLHRFTDRENDYQLILSGDQLYRMNYGKLLESHWRRGADVTICVIPKSQAQASSFGLLKLGSDGRVEQFREKPKGEALNEMRTDTAALGLSAEEAARRPYVASMGIYLFKKSALIDLLADATMIDFGYQVIPKAIEKYDVYGYLFDDYWEDLGTVEAFYRANMDLTGSAPHFDFHDMTAPIYTHARFLPSTRVEKCEIRESIISEGSILRGARIFNCVVGIRSQVDEDATLEQVMIMGADYYEDEDDFDYNRQLGIPNIGIGKGSIIRKAIIDKNAHIGENVRILNEQRAQNLDGAGYYIRDGIVMVPKNGIIQSGTIV